One Acutalibacter muris DNA window includes the following coding sequences:
- a CDS encoding site-specific DNA-methyltransferase, translating into MDNSKKCNDLSGKEWLQNSFSIWRDLSKTKEEKDFKHPASYPVSLCKKLIRTFSKANSYVLDPFNGIGSTTVAAQELGGSAVGIDLSEDFCNIAKQRVGEDNKIQIINGDSFKVLETLPADHFDLCITSPPYWDILNMKRSADQRDSVNYSDKTDDIGNIANYDEFIETLSNLFSLVNRVLKKGGYCIVNVMDIRKKSSFYPLHSDLAIALQKVGFIYDDLIIWDRQSDYNNMRPLGYPYKFRINKVHEYLLIFIKE; encoded by the coding sequence ATGGACAACTCTAAGAAATGTAATGATCTCTCCGGCAAAGAATGGCTTCAAAATTCTTTTAGCATTTGGCGAGATTTATCTAAAACAAAAGAAGAAAAAGACTTTAAGCACCCTGCCTCCTACCCTGTATCTTTATGCAAAAAATTAATCCGTACTTTTTCAAAAGCAAATTCGTACGTGTTGGATCCCTTCAACGGTATTGGTTCTACAACTGTTGCCGCTCAGGAGCTTGGAGGCAGCGCCGTGGGAATTGATTTATCTGAAGATTTTTGTAATATAGCAAAACAACGAGTTGGTGAAGATAATAAAATTCAGATAATTAACGGAGACAGCTTTAAAGTGTTGGAAACACTCCCCGCAGATCATTTCGATCTTTGTATTACCTCCCCGCCATATTGGGATATTCTCAATATGAAGCGCAGCGCGGATCAGAGGGATTCAGTAAATTATTCAGATAAAACCGATGACATTGGAAACATTGCGAACTATGACGAGTTTATTGAAACCTTGTCAAACCTATTTTCTTTAGTTAATAGAGTCCTGAAAAAGGGCGGCTATTGCATTGTAAATGTAATGGATATTCGTAAAAAAAGCAGCTTCTATCCTTTACATAGTGATTTAGCCATAGCATTACAAAAAGTTGGATTTATTTATGATGATTTGATTATTTGGGATAGACAGTCGGATTACAATAATATGCGTCCTCTTGGGTATCCATATAAATTTCGCATCAATAAGGTTCACGAATACCTTTTAATATTTATTAAGGAGTAG
- a CDS encoding winged helix-turn-helix domain-containing protein, which translates to MEYIDLRKLKSGELKQIRRQVVRLKKMGKTGKEIEELTGVRQSRASEIWTAYKREGDKALEPKKHGFQKGTHLLLTPEEQAEIRETIVTRRPEEFGIPGSLWTLKKVCAYVWKRYRKKISDGSVSDYMRRWGLTCQRPVKRARKQNPSRI; encoded by the coding sequence ATGGAATACATAGATTTACGAAAACTGAAAAGTGGAGAACTCAAGCAGATACGCCGGCAGGTCGTACGCCTCAAAAAGATGGGGAAAACCGGGAAAGAAATAGAGGAATTAACCGGAGTACGGCAGAGTCGCGCCAGCGAAATATGGACGGCATATAAGCGAGAGGGAGACAAAGCGCTGGAACCGAAGAAACACGGATTCCAGAAGGGGACGCATCTGCTTCTGACACCGGAGGAGCAGGCGGAAATACGGGAAACGATTGTTACCCGCCGCCCAGAGGAATTCGGCATTCCTGGGAGTCTGTGGACGCTGAAGAAAGTGTGTGCATACGTCTGGAAAAGGTATCGGAAAAAGATCTCGGACGGCAGTGTGTCGGATTATATGCGGCGCTGGGGCTTGACGTGCCAGCGTCCGGTCAAGCGTGCCCGGAAACAGAATCCTTCCCGTATCTAA
- a CDS encoding transposase family protein, translating to MKYEKLAEYSNTRFRRITGVKRATFDKLVEILRKGYAEKPRRRGRTPKLSIEDLLLATLEYLREHRTYTYAHITASYGIAESNIYRGSKCANSLLPKKRSKNPPLSKQERKDNRKISKKRIFIEHAICFVKRFRILSERYRNRRHRFALRFSLIAGICNFDRFA from the coding sequence ATGAAATACGAAAAGCTAGCGGAATATTCAAACACAAGATTTCGGAGAATTACCGGGGTAAAGCGTGCAACATTTGACAAGCTGGTAGAAATTCTGCGAAAAGGATATGCGGAAAAGCCCCGGCGTCGTGGGAGAACGCCAAAGCTGAGCATAGAGGATCTGCTGTTGGCCACCCTGGAATATCTGAGGGAGCACCGTACCTATACCTATGCCCATATAACAGCCAGCTATGGAATAGCGGAAAGCAATATCTACCGAGGAAGCAAGTGTGCCAATTCTCTTCTGCCAAAAAAGCGTTCCAAGAACCCTCCGTTGTCCAAACAAGAACGCAAAGATAATCGCAAGATTTCTAAGAAACGTATCTTTATTGAACACGCTATCTGCTTTGTCAAAAGGTTTCGTATTCTCTCTGAACGCTATCGCAACCGCAGGCATCGTTTCGCGCTTCGCTTTTCTTTGATTGCTGGTATCTGCAATTTTGACCGCTTTGCCTAA
- a CDS encoding DUF3991 domain-containing protein, with protein MKFLQYFYGMSEESAVAEHLGCTVTELDDMPERIRPTRKMAPPKQEERKIDLTPPAANGNMRRVFAYLCQTRGIDPEVVSAFAHAHLLYESAGKHNAVFVGKDEHGRVKHIHMRGTLTGYMCSRRPLICCHISACTRTVGRRIPTLLYAVWAVRPSSGSWKKCLS; from the coding sequence GTGAAGTTCCTGCAATATTTCTATGGGATGTCCGAGGAAAGCGCTGTGGCTGAGCATTTAGGATGTACCGTCACGGAGCTGGACGATATGCCGGAGCGCATACGGCCCACTAGAAAGATGGCTCCACCCAAGCAGGAGGAAAGGAAAATCGACCTGACCCCACCCGCCGCTAATGGAAATATGCGGCGGGTGTTCGCTTACCTCTGCCAGACCAGGGGCATCGACCCGGAGGTGGTGTCAGCCTTCGCCCATGCCCACCTGCTCTATGAGAGCGCCGGCAAGCACAACGCTGTGTTCGTTGGTAAGGACGAACATGGCCGAGTCAAGCACATCCATATGCGGGGGACGCTCACCGGCTATATGTGTTCGAGGCGCCCATTGATATGCTGTCATATATCAGCTTGCACCCGGACGGTTGGCAGGAGAATTCCTACATTGCTCTATGCGGTGTGGGCAGTGCGCCCATCCAGCGGTTCCTGGAAGAAGTGCCTCAGTTAG
- a CDS encoding toprim domain-containing protein, whose translation MLSYISLHPDGWQENSYIALCGVGSAPIQRFLEEVPQLEEIVLCLDNDEDGHNAAMHIARELLAEWEVEVSAHFPQQKDWNEELLRPFPEENLEPVMAM comes from the coding sequence ATGCTGTCATATATCAGCTTGCACCCGGACGGTTGGCAGGAGAATTCCTACATTGCTCTATGCGGTGTGGGCAGTGCGCCCATCCAGCGGTTCCTGGAAGAAGTGCCTCAGTTAGAAGAAATTGTACTCTGCCTGGACAATGATGAGGATGGACATAACGCCGCCATGCATATCGCAAGGGAATTACTGGCTGAGTGGGAAGTGGAAGTATCGGCGCATTTCCCTCAGCAGAAGGACTGGAACGAGGAACTTCTGCGCCCTTTCCCGGAGGAAAACCTGGAGCCGGTGATGGCCATGTAA
- a CDS encoding YoaK family protein has protein sequence MKLESKKDYLVCEQKSIYALLMASAGMMGVYTYVLRGGVFCNAQTANVVVMAINFGKGDWLGGLYFLIPISAYLLGAFVSEILPSPVKRLGFLRWDTYLIIFETAVLLLLGFIPLSVPHQVVQVIVNFIASMQYNTFRQAEGIPMATTFCTNHIRQIGVGLAKAVRKWDSLALRRGLIHAGMVFAFFAGAALLTFLCPILAEKTVWVTLVPMGIVLVKLISADIGVEHDMLDRKPSGH, from the coding sequence GTGAAACTTGAATCGAAAAAAGACTATCTCGTCTGCGAACAGAAAAGCATCTACGCCCTGCTCATGGCCAGCGCCGGGATGATGGGCGTGTACACCTATGTTCTGCGGGGCGGGGTGTTCTGCAACGCGCAGACCGCCAATGTGGTGGTTATGGCCATCAACTTCGGCAAAGGCGATTGGCTGGGCGGGCTGTACTTTCTAATACCCATCTCAGCGTACCTGCTGGGCGCGTTCGTGTCGGAGATTCTGCCCTCGCCGGTGAAACGGCTGGGGTTCCTGCGCTGGGATACCTATCTAATCATTTTTGAAACGGCAGTGCTGTTGCTTCTGGGATTCATTCCGCTGTCCGTGCCCCACCAGGTAGTGCAGGTGATTGTCAACTTTATCGCGTCCATGCAGTACAACACCTTCCGGCAGGCCGAGGGCATACCCATGGCCACCACCTTCTGCACCAATCACATCCGGCAGATTGGGGTGGGTCTGGCGAAAGCTGTGCGCAAATGGGATAGCCTGGCCCTGCGCCGGGGGCTGATCCATGCCGGGATGGTCTTCGCGTTCTTCGCCGGTGCGGCGCTGCTCACCTTTCTCTGCCCGATTTTGGCGGAAAAGACTGTTTGGGTTACCCTTGTACCCATGGGCATTGTGCTGGTGAAGCTCATCAGCGCCGACATTGGTGTGGAACATGATATGCTGGACCGCAAGCCTTCTGGGCATTAG
- a CDS encoding S41 family peptidase, translated as MTKRVSSVFLSVFFLLLCGCSSISGAQSQPISSQGPSSGPFAEPTSTPELAPADSTPSAVPSANKLSKREEKWVEDLEYLREQYEALHPVPFRYVSEEEFDFQLEQLKKKISKLSDNDMSFEIKKIIAGFCDTHTVANGPASVYERVFPFDVIVLGEKVYLYLYDKDYSELLEPYFLREIVAVNGVDIGYIRQKASELYYPTNFWFNKEVLSYSFYLPAFMDWVGCDHQEGYTFHILNEDDQVELVELPAVPVDGITYDCYPKDFVLPNSFLNPDANRAEYIEDERGGYVYILFSYMETGDMKAYEDFFSTATELLKEHPGCKLVIDLRKNSGGHSNVQSFAHQKALEWRELPIEKTYILTGGFMMSAAIDLRTVFKEGLDGIAVGEPTGQFFGTFGNSKDPRQVIYLPNSQISVFIADMWWPGLHPEQYTRNENSIPYEWQNTVLPDVYVSLDAKDFRQGRDSILEWVLEH; from the coding sequence ATGACAAAAAGAGTATCTTCAGTCTTTCTTTCGGTGTTCTTCTTATTGCTCTGCGGTTGTTCTTCTATATCCGGCGCACAAAGCCAACCTATCAGCAGTCAAGGCCCATCATCAGGTCCTTTTGCTGAACCAACCTCAACGCCTGAATTAGCACCGGCTGACTCCACTCCTTCTGCTGTGCCGTCTGCAAATAAATTAAGCAAGCGCGAGGAAAAGTGGGTAGAGGACCTGGAGTACCTGCGCGAGCAGTACGAGGCCCTGCACCCGGTGCCCTTCCGTTATGTATCAGAGGAAGAATTTGACTTTCAGCTTGAGCAGCTTAAAAAGAAAATTTCAAAGCTCAGCGATAATGATATGTCTTTTGAGATCAAAAAGATCATCGCGGGTTTTTGCGATACACATACTGTTGCAAATGGGCCGGCTTCTGTCTATGAGCGAGTTTTCCCATTTGATGTGATCGTCTTGGGTGAGAAAGTGTATCTGTATCTATACGACAAAGATTACAGTGAACTCCTGGAGCCCTATTTCCTGCGTGAGATAGTAGCTGTCAACGGCGTGGATATAGGTTACATCCGGCAGAAAGCTTCCGAACTGTATTACCCTACAAATTTCTGGTTTAACAAAGAAGTATTGTCCTATAGCTTCTATCTGCCGGCCTTTATGGATTGGGTAGGCTGTGACCACCAGGAGGGATATACTTTCCATATTCTGAATGAAGATGATCAGGTGGAGTTGGTAGAGCTCCCAGCCGTGCCGGTGGACGGCATAACTTATGACTGCTATCCAAAAGATTTCGTATTGCCAAATTCTTTCCTAAATCCGGACGCTAACCGTGCGGAATACATTGAGGATGAGCGTGGCGGTTACGTTTACATACTGTTTTCATATATGGAAACAGGCGACATGAAAGCATATGAAGATTTTTTCAGCACCGCCACTGAATTGCTTAAAGAACACCCCGGCTGCAAGCTGGTTATCGATCTGCGCAAAAACTCAGGAGGTCATTCAAACGTCCAATCTTTTGCGCATCAGAAAGCCTTGGAGTGGAGGGAACTCCCCATTGAGAAGACCTACATATTAACAGGTGGTTTCATGATGTCAGCGGCGATAGACCTGCGTACGGTTTTTAAGGAGGGACTGGACGGGATAGCGGTGGGTGAGCCCACCGGCCAGTTCTTCGGCACATTCGGCAATTCCAAAGACCCGCGGCAGGTCATATATTTGCCCAATTCCCAGATCTCTGTCTTTATAGCAGATATGTGGTGGCCGGGACTGCACCCGGAGCAATACACGAGAAACGAAAACTCGATCCCCTACGAATGGCAAAATACAGTTTTGCCGGATGTGTATGTCTCACTGGACGCCAAGGATTTCCGACAGGGCAGAGACAGCATTTTAGAGTGGGTTTTGGAGCACTAA
- a CDS encoding radical SAM protein, whose translation MSWYGGEPLLEMERISQISNALIPFCDKREVMYNAEITTNGYLLTRENAQLLRKYRVADAQVTIDGLEKTHNARRKLKSGQDSFWTIVNNIQNVKDLIHINIRINVDRNNLNEIDKLTDFFIYEQKWGKDVHFYIARVEKNTIACKVDLDECLKIDDFSLLHQRVTEKMLTNGITCVLNNEYPRFQAVGCGAICKNYYVVDAHGLIYTCWNHVGDKSKSIGSIFEPEKITLSGRYLHWMNVHISNKCKKCVYLPICQGGCPDQRMNNSGVPVCFHSAFTYIDSLKLNYMHQIKEREAHNKV comes from the coding sequence ATATCATGGTACGGCGGTGAACCTCTGCTCGAAATGGAAAGAATCTCGCAAATATCAAATGCTTTGATTCCTTTTTGTGATAAGAGAGAAGTGATGTATAATGCCGAGATAACAACAAATGGATACTTATTAACAAGAGAGAATGCGCAACTACTAAGAAAGTATAGAGTTGCAGACGCACAGGTCACAATTGACGGATTGGAGAAGACTCACAATGCTCGACGCAAACTTAAAAGTGGGCAAGACAGTTTCTGGACTATTGTGAACAACATCCAAAATGTTAAAGATCTTATACATATCAATATCCGAATAAATGTTGACAGAAACAATTTGAATGAAATTGATAAGTTGACTGATTTCTTTATTTATGAACAAAAGTGGGGAAAAGATGTACACTTCTATATAGCTCGCGTTGAAAAAAACACAATCGCTTGCAAAGTCGATTTAGATGAATGTCTGAAGATTGATGATTTTTCATTATTGCACCAGCGCGTTACAGAGAAGATGTTAACCAATGGAATAACTTGTGTCCTAAATAATGAATATCCCCGCTTTCAGGCAGTAGGATGCGGAGCAATCTGTAAAAATTATTATGTAGTAGATGCTCATGGACTCATATATACTTGCTGGAATCACGTTGGTGATAAGAGCAAAAGTATTGGCAGCATATTTGAACCTGAAAAAATCACTCTATCCGGTAGATATCTTCATTGGATGAATGTACACATATCCAATAAATGCAAAAAATGCGTGTATCTGCCAATTTGTCAAGGTGGATGCCCTGATCAGCGAATGAATAATTCCGGAGTTCCGGTCTGCTTCCATTCGGCATTTACATATATCGATAGTTTAAAACTAAATTATATGCATCAAATAAAAGAAAGAGAAGCGCATAACAAGGTATAA
- a CDS encoding ATP-binding cassette domain-containing protein: MEKTECCRIRFLFSVFLLLATALLSIISPILMGNYIEALTKKTDSANIVTCVIILTISWLIGVVLTYVTSVNSTHLKTRLTYSISLHLLNHTEHLPYSKLIEHNPVYLTSRIQNDSNTITSFFLDGFIGMIVQALLCITVLIFLFNSSRPIFWLVMITLPIYFLIYKNFSQRIESSSKKVIEQRDKFFGEMNHQLRNIHTIKANVWYTILFSLLKGEFEIFYKSIIKNTKIGSRYSSLTQLIQIAFNVIIFLVCGFSVQKDVMSLGNFIAVNSLLSILLSSFTDIMGCGKDYAVALAAFSRIVGLESTAEERIGSLKMDAIHEVSFEKVSFSHSEQGENLINQVSVKFKKGEIYQIIGCNGSGKTTLIDIMLGLHPASGKIYYNKMSTENLDMPYIRKNLISTVEQEPPLVFRELLQNISAEKFGSDYLMHEIDSMGMSEFLGSSEFLSNHKSTSVVHNISGGEKQKIAILRALLKRPQLLILDEPASALDVQSCKQLKGLLQREKSDRITILIDHQSAFTDIIDVAYLLQDGHLLRCDKNENPHVPFPKKQTQKRSRKPNEPKVLNQPAQSGKQNAREPATPKQSGDANDYKKPQCTQKCRPESEPGKQNAEGEGARLLSN; encoded by the coding sequence ATGGAAAAAACGGAATGCTGCCGCATTAGATTTTTATTCTCAGTATTTTTGCTGCTCGCAACAGCTCTTTTATCAATTATTTCTCCAATACTTATGGGAAATTATATCGAAGCGCTCACAAAAAAGACGGATTCGGCCAATATAGTAACTTGCGTAATAATATTGACTATTTCCTGGCTTATAGGCGTGGTGCTTACTTATGTGACATCGGTTAATTCTACGCATTTAAAAACTCGATTGACCTACTCAATTAGTTTACATCTTCTTAATCATACTGAACATTTGCCCTATTCAAAGCTAATTGAACACAACCCTGTTTATTTAACCAGTAGAATTCAAAACGATTCTAATACAATCACCTCTTTCTTTTTGGATGGATTCATCGGAATGATTGTCCAGGCGCTTTTGTGTATCACTGTCTTGATATTCCTTTTTAATTCCAGCAGACCCATCTTTTGGCTCGTAATGATAACATTACCTATATACTTTTTGATATATAAAAATTTTAGTCAAAGAATTGAAAGCAGCAGTAAAAAAGTAATAGAACAGCGAGATAAATTTTTTGGCGAAATGAATCATCAATTGAGGAATATTCACACCATAAAAGCAAATGTCTGGTACACCATCCTTTTTTCTTTGTTAAAAGGTGAATTTGAAATTTTCTATAAATCGATAATCAAGAATACAAAAATAGGCTCGCGGTATTCATCATTAACACAACTTATTCAAATCGCCTTTAACGTAATTATCTTTTTGGTGTGCGGTTTTTCCGTTCAGAAGGATGTGATGAGCCTTGGCAATTTTATTGCCGTGAATTCATTGTTATCCATCCTCCTGTCGTCCTTTACTGATATAATGGGATGTGGAAAAGATTATGCAGTTGCATTGGCTGCATTCTCTAGGATAGTTGGATTGGAATCCACTGCTGAAGAGAGAATCGGCAGTTTAAAAATGGATGCCATACATGAGGTTTCATTTGAAAAAGTTTCATTTTCCCATAGCGAACAAGGTGAGAATCTTATTAATCAAGTTTCGGTTAAATTTAAGAAAGGGGAAATTTATCAAATTATAGGGTGCAATGGATCAGGCAAGACAACACTCATAGATATTATGCTAGGGCTACATCCAGCTTCTGGTAAGATTTACTATAACAAAATGTCCACGGAAAATCTTGATATGCCATATATTCGGAAAAATCTTATTTCTACGGTTGAGCAGGAGCCTCCCTTGGTTTTCCGAGAATTACTGCAAAACATTTCAGCCGAAAAATTTGGAAGTGATTACCTCATGCATGAAATAGACAGTATGGGAATGTCCGAATTCTTGGGTTCTTCTGAATTTTTATCAAATCATAAGTCAACTAGTGTGGTCCATAATATATCGGGAGGGGAAAAACAGAAAATAGCTATTTTGAGAGCCCTATTAAAGCGTCCGCAATTATTGATTTTGGATGAACCAGCTTCTGCATTAGATGTGCAAAGCTGCAAGCAGTTAAAAGGGCTTCTGCAACGTGAAAAAAGTGATAGGATCACCATATTGATCGATCACCAATCTGCATTTACTGACATCATCGATGTTGCATATCTATTACAGGATGGACATCTGCTGAGGTGTGACAAGAATGAGAATCCGCATGTGCCCTTCCCGAAAAAACAGACACAAAAGAGGTCAAGAAAACCGAATGAACCAAAAGTGCTCAACCAGCCGGCTCAAAGCGGCAAGCAAAACGCTCGGGAACCAGCCACCCCAAAGCAGAGTGGGGACGCAAATGATTATAAAAAGCCTCAATGTACTCAAAAATGTCGTCCTGAGTCTGAACCCGGGAAGCAAAACGCCGAAGGTGAAGGAGCTCGGCTTTTAAGCAACTAA
- a CDS encoding transposase produces the protein MGNKEGIAPRRYDEKFKEGALRLVTEQGRPSKEVVAELGICIDTLRNWLKAAGEPPPRPSGPVEPGGKTCPGAGRTQPYDKADDSLLPVACPPVDETAESFRAEESLKEHHKLQT, from the coding sequence ATGGGAAACAAAGAAGGCATAGCCCCACGGAGATACGATGAAAAATTCAAAGAAGGGGCCCTCCGGTTGGTAACTGAGCAAGGGCGGCCCAGCAAGGAGGTGGTAGCAGAACTTGGGATCTGCATCGACACACTGCGCAACTGGCTGAAGGCAGCAGGAGAGCCTCCCCCCCGGCCAAGCGGACCGGTAGAACCGGGAGGCAAAACGTGCCCTGGGGCTGGACGGACTCAACCATATGATAAAGCCGACGATTCCCTGCTCCCGGTGGCGTGTCCACCAGTTGATGAAACGGCTGAATCATTCCGTGCGGAAGAAAGCCTGAAAGAGCACCATAAACTCCAAACATAG
- a CDS encoding reverse transcriptase N-terminal domain-containing protein, whose protein sequence is MFPILFFSFSFHYTDSFSVFQDGKGTIDFPDDFLGKLWDETDWQAAKEILADIQKQIALAAYRHDDEAITALQKQLVRRMEIKQLAVQKICGSNSGLGVDGVKWKESGEKIRAALMLTSKGVQAKPMRDIIVKSKSTGRERTYGLPTYFDRVMQVCMAFL, encoded by the coding sequence TTGTTTCCCATCTTATTTTTCTCCTTTTCTTTCCATTATACAGATTCCTTTTCTGTCTTTCAAGATGGGAAGGGGACAATAGATTTTCCCGATGATTTCCTTGGGAAACTCTGGGATGAAACCGACTGGCAGGCCGCAAAGGAGATCCTTGCGGATATACAGAAACAGATTGCCCTCGCCGCATACAGACATGACGATGAGGCGATAACCGCTCTGCAAAAACAGCTTGTACGGCGGATGGAGATCAAACAGCTGGCGGTTCAAAAGATATGCGGCAGTAATTCCGGGCTTGGGGTTGACGGCGTCAAGTGGAAAGAATCAGGGGAGAAAATACGGGCGGCGCTCATGCTGACCTCCAAGGGGGTTCAAGCTAAACCCATGCGGGATATCATTGTCAAATCGAAATCTACCGGCAGAGAGCGCACCTATGGTCTCCCCACCTACTTTGACCGGGTCATGCAGGTGTGTATGGCTTTTCTCTAG
- a CDS encoding group II intron maturase-specific domain-containing protein, producing MSCYANIQGNWLMRHIPMDKKVLAQFLKAGHVFAGELFPSEEVGISMGANLYPMMANHVLDGLRAYIFQMIYPGTQDIDYANGNLVRFADDIFFTARTRDDAEQIIEYTKHFLAERGLTISEEKTKVVSVYEGFDFISRHYVKENGAIHVTPSTAAVNRIRAGLKELILTHNRSQKNLIDSINRQLSGWASYHRYSDAKTAFKEIDGLVDNCLWVAALARHP from the coding sequence ATGTCATGCTATGCTAATATCCAGGGAAACTGGCTCATGCGGCATATCCCTATGGATAAGAAGGTGCTGGCTCAGTTTTTGAAAGCGGGACATGTCTTTGCGGGGGAACTGTTTCCCAGCGAGGAAGTCGGGATATCCATGGGAGCCAACCTCTACCCAATGATGGCAAACCATGTGTTGGATGGCTTGCGGGCGTACATATTCCAGATGATATACCCTGGAACACAGGACATTGACTATGCCAACGGCAACCTGGTGCGTTTTGCCGATGACATCTTCTTTACTGCCCGGACTCGAGATGACGCGGAACAAATCATAGAATATACCAAACACTTTCTGGCAGAGCGGGGATTGACGATTTCAGAGGAAAAGACAAAGGTTGTATCTGTATATGAAGGCTTCGACTTCATTTCCCGCCATTATGTAAAAGAGAACGGAGCCATACACGTTACACCTTCTACTGCGGCGGTTAACAGAATAAGGGCAGGTCTTAAAGAGCTGATCCTCACCCACAATCGCTCACAGAAAAACCTGATCGATTCCATCAACCGACAATTGTCCGGATGGGCCTCCTACCACCGCTATTCCGATGCAAAGACAGCCTTTAAGGAGATCGACGGATTAGTAGATAACTGCCTATGGGTGGCGGCGCTGGCCCGGCATCCATAG
- a CDS encoding RpnC/YadD family protein, whose protein sequence is MEKRIRFYQSSIDRKTLEPAESCRQLRESYVIFVCTEDYYGRGLALYKRKSVIEGAEDLMYKDGSHAYILNAAFTVKNLSEPALEFLQYINARCRKLDIDISDSEYLTRIDQAVEDIKSYKGKVERLITLATKIEDVRFYARKEALEEGLAEGEHSAMVGVVKRLLKQQGSLEDITDICGLDLDEIKKIAEDE, encoded by the coding sequence TTGGAGAAACGCATCCGCTTTTACCAGAGCAGTATCGACCGTAAGACTCTTGAGCCCGCGGAGAGCTGCCGTCAGCTCAGAGAGAGCTACGTGATTTTCGTCTGCACAGAAGACTACTATGGCCGAGGCTTGGCGCTTTATAAGCGCAAGAGTGTTATCGAGGGTGCTGAAGATTTAATGTACAAAGACGGTTCACACGCCTACATTTTGAACGCGGCGTTTACCGTCAAGAATCTAAGCGAACCGGCGCTGGAGTTCTTGCAGTATATCAATGCGAGGTGCCGCAAGCTGGACATTGATATTTCAGATTCTGAGTATCTGACAAGGATAGACCAGGCGGTGGAGGACATCAAGTCCTACAAGGGAAAGGTGGAAAGGCTTATAACGTTGGCGACGAAGATTGAGGATGTGCGGTTTTATGCGCGCAAGGAGGCTTTGGAAGAAGGTCTAGCCGAAGGCGAGCATAGTGCAATGGTTGGCGTGGTCAAGCGGCTGTTAAAACAACAGGGGTCTTTGGAGGACATTACTGACATCTGCGGTCTGGACTTGGATGAAATCAAAAAAATCGCGGAGGATGAGTAG
- a CDS encoding TraM recognition domain-containing protein, which translates to MHDFDSIIATVRSRGIAISITLQSLTQLEALYGPARAESIVNNCDTCIYLGGQDIHTADFISAKADIPRSAILQMPVERGYLFVKGQAPTPIRKYDLADHPLYKQLAESKQPGSFEYTKG; encoded by the coding sequence ATCCACGATTTCGATAGCATCATTGCCACTGTGCGTTCGCGGGGCATTGCCATAAGCATCACATTACAGAGCTTGACACAGCTGGAGGCTCTGTATGGCCCCGCGCGGGCTGAGAGCATCGTAAACAACTGCGACACCTGTATCTATCTCGGCGGACAGGACATACATACGGCGGACTTTATCTCCGCCAAGGCCGACATCCCTCGGAGCGCTATCCTGCAGATGCCTGTGGAGCGGGGTTACCTCTTTGTCAAGGGGCAGGCGCCAACGCCGATACGCAAATATGACCTGGCGGACCATCCGCTTTATAAACAACTGGCTGAGAGCAAACAGCCGGGAAGTTTTGAGTACACGAAGGGGTGA
- a CDS encoding HNH endonuclease, translated as MSDLDVNTEWGAIMNRKKRKTLVVCGDCYDRIHK; from the coding sequence ATGAGCGACCTTGATGTTAATACAGAATGGGGAGCGATTATGAACAGAAAGAAACGAAAGACGCTTGTAGTGTGTGGAGACTGCTACGACAGAATCCATAAATAA
- a CDS encoding DUF2800 domain-containing protein — MPRQVWFKTAYVDVNTGTVTRELNINGERYLNVNGSYTISMALPCILSTSSSHRWRNCTSSARLERGFADRETFALCCVRLP, encoded by the coding sequence ATGCCAAGACAAGTATGGTTCAAAACGGCTTACGTAGATGTGAACACAGGTACAGTCACACGTGAACTGAACATAAACGGCGAGCGTTACCTGAATGTAAACGGCTCGTACACAATAAGCATGGCCTTACCATGCATCCTCTCCACCTCCAGCTCCCACCGTTGGAGGAACTGCACCTCCTCCGCCCGTCTGGAGCGGGGGTTCGCAGACAGGGAGACCTTCGCTTTATGCTGTGTGAGGCTTCCATAA